In Bacillus sp. KH172YL63, one genomic interval encodes:
- a CDS encoding MerR family transcriptional regulator yields the protein MLGKLYRIGELATCSQVSKRTIDYYTKMGLLTCDRSRNNYRYYQEDALDDLKLIEQCQQMNMTLSEIKDRLVLMKSEKVDQSVLEKQVNHIRNEMNHLHDELHEVLQAMDTLGEDERKRMIKQVSPQALALFQTLMVFSG from the coding sequence ATGCTTGGGAAATTGTATCGAATAGGGGAACTTGCGACTTGCAGTCAAGTGTCCAAGCGGACGATTGATTATTATACGAAAATGGGACTGTTGACATGCGACCGTTCCCGGAATAATTACCGGTATTATCAAGAAGACGCCCTTGATGACTTGAAGCTGATTGAACAGTGTCAGCAGATGAATATGACACTCAGCGAAATCAAAGACCGGTTGGTGCTGATGAAGTCTGAAAAGGTGGATCAATCCGTACTTGAAAAGCAAGTGAATCATATCCGGAACGAAATGAATCATCTGCACGATGAATTACATGAAGTCCTTCAGGCGATGGATACGCTCGGAGAAGACGAGAGAAAACGCATGATCAAACAGGTATCGCCGCAGGCCCTGGCCTTATTTCAGACATTAATGGTTTTTTCTGGTTAG
- a CDS encoding IucA/IucC family protein, with product MNTVENPDLLLIQDHNVQASLEELLPRSEKRILHKLIQAILREKIVPYSWMQNESGKIFYINTSHDRTVSIPVKHTYILGHIDIDGPITIQTENGRSVIETPKDLVNELFRGKAANAGVKQLSEELDNSVRNDALALTAGEQRKSHFGNDTLTYLQEAQTSDPSFSPLVFLEQMVIEGHTLHPCSKTRIGLSATEVISYAPEWRKEVNLIPLAIHKSISRMTYMNDGKTMAEILFQEHSGLKEAVRESVMKLGKAFGEYEVIPVHPWQYEHTITSHFQEEIKSGLLIPVPLDLPYHPLISFRSLAPGSRMKHHVKTALNVQMTSAKRIVSPTSVWNGPVLSELLQTISNHDGAIKETITFLSERCGGHYHAQRSDDSLPLSKNLSALIRENPEADLAENEIAVPGAALINTSPVSGEILVSEIIQIWAKAKDVTTEIAGVDFIQDYARTLIPGLLHLIVKYGISMEAHLQNALVRFENGVPKKLLVRDNGGIRIMAERLRPYIEPGRISNDTNLLTEDPVDLYKMFSHAVLHNHLGEMIVSIAKELGIEENLMWKKVSVVIEDTLEELKAEEAHRDAAIHVEEALFGPHTYLKSLIKMRLSDAFTDNAYVFAPNPLIHSGKENSIVTL from the coding sequence TTGAACACAGTCGAAAATCCCGATTTACTTTTGATCCAGGATCACAATGTTCAGGCGAGTCTGGAAGAGCTCCTGCCTCGTTCAGAGAAACGGATTCTTCACAAATTGATACAGGCGATTCTTCGTGAAAAAATAGTCCCCTATTCGTGGATGCAAAATGAATCAGGAAAAATCTTTTACATAAACACAAGCCATGACCGGACTGTCAGCATTCCGGTAAAACATACTTACATACTCGGGCACATCGATATCGATGGACCAATCACCATCCAAACGGAAAACGGCAGGAGCGTGATCGAAACCCCAAAAGATTTGGTCAATGAGTTGTTCAGGGGAAAAGCTGCAAATGCAGGCGTAAAGCAGCTGTCGGAGGAGCTTGACAACTCTGTCAGAAATGACGCATTGGCTTTAACGGCAGGAGAACAAAGGAAAAGTCATTTCGGCAATGATACTCTGACTTATTTGCAGGAAGCACAAACCTCTGATCCTTCTTTCAGTCCTTTAGTCTTTTTGGAACAAATGGTCATCGAAGGGCATACGCTTCACCCATGCTCTAAGACAAGAATCGGTTTATCAGCGACTGAAGTTATCAGCTATGCACCTGAATGGAGGAAAGAGGTCAATCTTATCCCCCTTGCAATCCATAAAAGCATATCGAGAATGACCTATATGAATGATGGCAAAACCATGGCGGAAATATTATTCCAGGAACATTCAGGATTAAAAGAAGCGGTCCGGGAAAGCGTCATGAAGTTGGGTAAAGCTTTCGGTGAATACGAAGTAATTCCCGTTCATCCATGGCAGTACGAACACACCATTACTTCTCATTTTCAGGAAGAGATAAAATCAGGGCTGCTCATCCCGGTTCCATTGGACCTTCCGTATCATCCGCTCATCTCATTTCGGTCATTGGCACCGGGGAGCAGAATGAAGCATCACGTCAAAACGGCGCTGAACGTACAAATGACCAGCGCGAAAAGAATTGTATCTCCCACATCTGTCTGGAATGGGCCTGTTCTTTCAGAGCTGCTGCAGACGATTTCAAATCACGACGGTGCCATTAAAGAGACCATCACATTTTTATCAGAACGGTGCGGGGGACATTATCACGCTCAAAGGAGCGACGACTCCCTGCCTCTGTCGAAAAACCTGTCTGCCCTCATCAGGGAGAATCCGGAAGCAGACTTAGCGGAAAATGAAATTGCTGTCCCGGGGGCTGCTTTGATCAATACTTCCCCTGTATCAGGGGAAATCCTTGTTAGTGAAATCATACAAATCTGGGCAAAAGCCAAAGACGTGACTACGGAAATCGCAGGTGTGGATTTCATTCAGGATTATGCACGAACACTCATCCCTGGTCTGCTGCATTTGATTGTAAAATACGGCATCAGCATGGAGGCCCATCTTCAAAACGCACTGGTACGATTCGAAAATGGAGTACCGAAGAAATTACTAGTGCGGGATAACGGAGGGATAAGGATAATGGCAGAGCGTCTCCGTCCCTATATCGAACCGGGAAGAATCAGCAATGATACTAATCTGCTCACCGAAGACCCGGTTGACCTCTATAAAATGTTTTCACACGCAGTCCTGCATAATCATCTTGGAGAAATGATTGTGAGTATTGCAAAAGAGCTGGGCATAGAAGAAAACCTTATGTGGAAAAAGGTATCTGTTGTCATAGAAGATACGCTGGAGGAACTGAAAGCAGAGGAAGCACATCGAGATGCTGCCATCCATGTTGAAGAAGCATTATTCGGTCCCCATACTTATTTAAAATCGCTGATCAAAATGAGGTTATCAGACGCGTTCACGGATAATGCTTATGTTTTTGCACCGAATCCATTGATTCATTCAGGAAAGGAGAATTCTATTGTCACTCTATAA
- a CDS encoding type III PLP-dependent enzyme, with translation MISQTVTEWIPSLLKKRTEPICAYVYDIGALKQHMEKVKTSLPSYCSLFYAVKANPDENIIQTLEAFVDGFDTASEGEVMLINKLSNKPIFFGAPAKKDKEMSYLAEGTLKAMNIESERDLHRLNRLGSRYGKKLPVLIRVNSTYQVAMSSHRMAGVPTQFGIEEEGIPALLDGLSQFPFVKVEGFHFHAMSNNLDADDHLGFIQYCKKNMLEWKKDFALSASVLNAGGGIGVNYDDPGVPFEWGAFSKGLHELEQSFNADGIQLVLELGRYLVAECGYYVSEVMDLKSNHGEHFALLRGGTHHLRLPAAWKITHPHTIYPVEEWFDDPLPRPQLKDEAVTVAGELCTPNDVLIRRQYVESLMVGDLIVFSLAGAYGWTISHHDFLSHPHPKFYYLKEE, from the coding sequence ATGATCTCACAGACCGTAACAGAGTGGATTCCATCTCTCTTAAAGAAACGAACAGAACCAATATGTGCATATGTATATGACATAGGCGCATTGAAGCAACACATGGAGAAAGTGAAGACATCTTTACCTTCTTACTGCTCGCTGTTTTATGCAGTAAAAGCAAACCCAGACGAAAACATCATACAGACTCTAGAAGCGTTCGTCGATGGATTTGATACTGCATCAGAAGGAGAAGTGATGTTGATAAACAAACTCTCCAACAAGCCGATCTTTTTCGGGGCTCCCGCCAAAAAAGACAAGGAAATGTCCTATCTCGCTGAGGGAACCCTGAAGGCGATGAATATTGAAAGCGAGCGGGACCTGCACCGTTTGAACCGCCTGGGATCCCGGTATGGAAAGAAGCTGCCGGTTCTCATCAGGGTAAATAGTACATACCAGGTCGCGATGAGCTCCCACAGGATGGCCGGGGTGCCGACCCAGTTCGGGATAGAGGAAGAGGGGATACCGGCATTGTTGGACGGACTTTCTCAATTTCCATTTGTAAAAGTGGAAGGGTTTCATTTTCATGCAATGAGCAATAATCTGGATGCAGACGATCATCTGGGATTCATCCAGTATTGCAAGAAGAACATGCTTGAGTGGAAGAAGGATTTCGCACTCTCTGCATCCGTTCTGAACGCAGGCGGAGGGATCGGGGTGAATTATGATGATCCTGGTGTCCCATTTGAATGGGGAGCGTTCAGCAAAGGCTTGCATGAATTGGAGCAATCCTTTAATGCAGACGGTATACAGCTCGTCTTGGAACTTGGGCGGTACCTTGTCGCAGAATGCGGGTACTATGTTTCTGAAGTGATGGACCTGAAGAGTAATCATGGGGAGCATTTTGCCCTGCTCAGGGGAGGGACGCATCATCTGCGCTTACCTGCAGCCTGGAAAATCACGCATCCCCACACGATTTACCCGGTGGAGGAATGGTTCGATGATCCCCTCCCGCGGCCGCAACTGAAGGATGAAGCGGTGACAGTCGCAGGAGAACTCTGTACACCTAATGATGTCTTGATAAGGAGACAGTATGTGGAGTCCCTGATGGTGGGGGATTTAATCGTCTTTTCCCTTGCAGGTGCATACGGGTGGACGATTTCCCATCATGATTTCTTGTCCCATCCCCATCCTAAATTTTATTACTTGAAAGAGGAGTGA
- a CDS encoding MFS transporter — translation MSLSTASQQLALKSPSFRRFLYGSFFVRSTDWMDLTILNWVVYEWTHSALALGFVNACRLLPVFIFSMSAGHVADKHSRRNLLFFLYGGMFLSTIGIALLISEEASFYGLLMLITFRSVLMSYEVPIRNAYLSDIVPSVMLGSAITLQTTCINVARMIGPGLAGVLLGYFTAGSVMMGVSFGTLFVMISLLSLPKLQGQVKEKNQSNKQSFQDTLRYIKTQPGIMGILLIAIGPMIFGFPYTTMLPVFSEQLMGLGPAGFGLLLSTSSAGAIVATGILTYRRPAAGGRWLILSSLLFGTSLILFIVYSSVYIAALGMMFIVGFVSQYYRTLSRILIQTKVSDEFRGRVLSIALMDRGYIPLGAIGIGFIASTVDAYAAGMSMGIGTILFTLMVVRGNRTLWKE, via the coding sequence GTGAGCCTTTCCACCGCATCACAGCAGCTGGCATTAAAGTCTCCGTCTTTCCGTCGATTTTTATATGGCAGTTTCTTTGTCAGGTCCACTGACTGGATGGACCTCACCATTCTTAACTGGGTTGTGTACGAATGGACCCATTCGGCTCTCGCTTTAGGATTCGTCAATGCATGCAGGCTTTTGCCCGTTTTTATCTTTTCCATGTCTGCAGGGCATGTCGCTGATAAGCACAGTCGGAGGAATCTCCTGTTTTTCCTGTATGGCGGAATGTTCCTATCTACGATTGGCATCGCCCTCCTGATCAGTGAGGAGGCGTCGTTTTATGGACTGCTCATGTTGATTACATTTCGATCTGTTCTGATGAGCTATGAGGTGCCGATCAGGAATGCATATTTATCAGATATTGTTCCTTCTGTCATGCTTGGCAGTGCCATCACACTTCAGACTACGTGCATCAATGTGGCGAGGATGATCGGACCTGGTTTGGCCGGCGTGCTACTTGGCTATTTTACGGCTGGAAGTGTGATGATGGGCGTATCGTTCGGCACACTTTTCGTAATGATCTCCCTTCTTTCGCTGCCGAAACTTCAAGGGCAAGTGAAAGAGAAGAACCAGTCGAACAAGCAGTCGTTTCAGGATACACTCCGTTATATCAAAACTCAGCCGGGAATCATGGGTATTTTACTCATTGCAATCGGGCCGATGATTTTCGGATTTCCTTATACGACCATGCTCCCCGTTTTTTCAGAACAGTTGATGGGACTCGGACCGGCAGGATTTGGATTATTGCTATCCACATCATCTGCCGGAGCGATTGTTGCAACCGGAATCCTCACCTATCGCAGGCCGGCTGCAGGAGGGAGATGGCTGATTCTTTCTTCCCTTTTATTCGGGACGAGCCTCATCCTTTTCATCGTTTATAGCTCTGTATACATAGCAGCATTGGGCATGATGTTCATTGTTGGATTCGTCAGTCAGTATTACCGGACATTGAGCAGGATCCTTATTCAAACAAAAGTATCGGACGAGTTCAGGGGAAGGGTCCTTAGCATCGCGTTGATGGACCGGGGATATATCCCGCTTGGCGCCATTGGTATCGGATTCATTGCAAGTACTGTTGATGCATACGCTGCCGGGATGTCAATGGGCATCGGGACAATCCTTTTCACATTGATGGTAGTGCGGGGGAACCGCACATTATGGAAGGAGTAA
- a CDS encoding IucA/IucC family protein, which produces MSLYNHPQSTDHLLEEEKRCLNYLEENQPHLVGHFRAHIKTGRMAILHKLAASLLREDVQSLYSDSVQLKKIGSVYVTSLLKVYKKWEPFLHQLQSLNLKEGISYRMKSFGEYVILFPIKDELAFQRVTLAGDILVISQDSHRIVNTANELLSLLGLSEAGQGLADELDNGTANQTLGYAAHSFWKEELKKDSNGRSIRSTLDYIRIKKGEQSTWSPLAFFEQLSLEGHHLHPGSKTKTGMSPGDVLRYSPEFHQHFDICFVAVDKEYMENTEIESGIIEGTFSSIMPQYESFMIERGIDPRGYQLLPVHEWQYQHALHSLYRDEIKKGIVIPIDALCVQCGATSSFRTVIPANRPDRFIKLAVNSQMTSTVRSISSQTALNSTVFTDMMDIILEREPALSNFLPLNEIAGYTFKSERNEQRRNLTVVIRENREDELEHEVMVTGNSLYAISPFSEKTILAELLDEYCHHRGVPNREGAKLFFKDYVSITLPGVLTLLTKYGVALESHLQNSVPVFKNGKPVRFYFRDWGGARIYKPRLEAQGIFPAFYPGSITMTNKKDEMYAKAHYTFFQSHLGEIIRLLVEETGVNESEFWQIVRDDCEQIFSSLSMTVPLNVEEDRAYIYQGEVSHKALTKMRMMPSSGYLYSPVPNPLSKEADTK; this is translated from the coding sequence TTGTCACTCTATAATCATCCCCAATCAACCGACCATCTGCTGGAAGAAGAAAAGCGGTGTTTGAACTATTTGGAAGAGAATCAGCCCCACTTGGTAGGTCACTTTCGGGCACACATAAAGACAGGGAGAATGGCGATTCTTCATAAGCTTGCTGCTTCTCTACTGAGAGAAGATGTTCAATCGCTGTATTCAGATTCGGTTCAATTGAAGAAAATTGGGTCCGTGTACGTAACCAGTCTGCTGAAGGTGTATAAAAAATGGGAGCCGTTTCTTCATCAGCTTCAAAGTCTAAATTTAAAAGAAGGGATTTCATATAGGATGAAGTCTTTCGGTGAGTATGTGATCCTGTTTCCTATCAAAGATGAACTTGCCTTCCAGCGTGTCACGCTTGCCGGGGATATCCTGGTGATTTCACAGGATTCACACCGTATCGTCAACACGGCAAATGAGCTTCTATCACTGCTTGGTCTATCAGAAGCAGGGCAGGGGCTCGCTGATGAACTGGACAATGGAACAGCCAATCAAACGTTGGGATATGCTGCACATTCATTCTGGAAAGAAGAATTGAAGAAGGATAGCAACGGACGCTCGATACGGTCAACTCTTGACTATATCCGTATCAAAAAGGGGGAACAATCAACATGGAGTCCCCTCGCTTTCTTCGAACAGCTGAGCCTTGAAGGGCATCATCTTCATCCTGGCTCAAAAACGAAAACGGGTATGTCCCCAGGGGATGTGCTTCGATACTCTCCAGAATTCCATCAGCATTTTGATATTTGTTTCGTGGCAGTGGATAAAGAATATATGGAAAACACTGAAATCGAAAGCGGAATCATAGAGGGAACTTTTAGCAGCATCATGCCTCAATATGAATCATTCATGATAGAAAGAGGGATTGATCCCCGCGGATATCAACTGCTGCCTGTTCATGAATGGCAGTATCAGCACGCACTGCATTCTCTTTATCGTGATGAGATCAAGAAAGGGATCGTCATACCTATTGATGCCCTTTGCGTCCAATGTGGTGCCACATCATCTTTCAGAACCGTGATTCCTGCCAACCGTCCGGACCGTTTCATCAAGCTTGCGGTGAACAGCCAAATGACTTCAACTGTGAGGTCGATCTCTAGTCAAACCGCATTGAACAGCACCGTGTTCACGGATATGATGGATATCATATTAGAAAGAGAACCGGCCCTTTCAAACTTCCTTCCTTTAAATGAAATTGCGGGGTATACATTTAAGTCTGAACGAAATGAACAAAGGAGAAACCTGACGGTGGTCATCAGAGAAAACCGGGAAGATGAACTGGAACATGAAGTGATGGTAACCGGAAACAGTTTGTATGCCATTTCCCCATTTTCAGAAAAGACGATCCTCGCTGAACTGCTCGATGAGTATTGTCATCATCGGGGAGTGCCAAACAGGGAGGGTGCCAAACTATTTTTCAAAGACTATGTATCTATTACATTACCCGGGGTACTTACCCTGTTGACCAAATATGGTGTTGCACTTGAAAGTCATTTGCAAAATAGTGTCCCGGTATTCAAAAATGGTAAACCGGTCCGCTTTTACTTCAGGGATTGGGGGGGAGCACGGATATACAAGCCCCGTCTGGAAGCACAGGGAATATTCCCGGCGTTTTATCCCGGCAGTATCACGATGACCAACAAGAAGGACGAGATGTATGCGAAGGCACATTATACATTTTTTCAAAGCCATCTCGGAGAAATCATCCGGTTGTTGGTTGAGGAAACAGGTGTGAATGAGAGTGAGTTTTGGCAAATTGTAAGGGATGACTGTGAACAGATTTTCAGTTCCCTTTCTATGACGGTTCCTTTGAATGTAGAGGAAGATCGGGCATATATCTACCAAGGGGAGGTAAGTCACAAAGCATTGACAAAGATGAGAATGATGCCGTCATCAGGTTATCTTTATTCTCCCGTGCCAAATCCTTTAAGCAAAGAAGCGGATACAAAGTGA
- a CDS encoding hemolysin family protein, with protein sequence MDDIPLNSLVLLGALILLSAFFSSAETAYSSVNKIRLKNFLSEGRRGSVKAHYIAENFDKALSTILVGNNIVNIAAASISAKLATDIFGGNTGLVISTFVMTLLILIFGEILPKSLAKENAESYSLIISGVLFFLIKLLTPINFFFIKLKELVSKFFSKDFEMPSVTEEELKVMLDISEEEGVIDKEERELIHRSMDFDEILATEVLTPRIDVKAVEVNQSIEEIKEMFFEERFSRIPVYEDHIDNIIGILSEKEFFTHLIKFGEVNVRELIREPMFIFESAKISSLLTKLQKNNVHMAIVVDEFGGTTGIITLEDILEEIVGEIWDEQDEKTHSMKKISDKEYTFDSQYQLDEFTELLDVPEPESSYHTLGGWVVESFEDLPSEGDSFDYENLKVSVEEVDNRRVRTIKVEILEEKREEIIQ encoded by the coding sequence TTGGACGATATACCACTGAATTCATTAGTATTACTAGGGGCATTGATACTTTTATCCGCCTTTTTCTCATCAGCGGAAACCGCTTATTCCAGCGTGAATAAAATCAGGCTGAAGAATTTTTTGAGTGAAGGAAGAAGAGGAAGCGTAAAAGCGCATTACATTGCTGAAAACTTTGATAAAGCCCTGTCCACGATATTGGTAGGTAACAATATTGTGAACATCGCGGCAGCGAGTATTTCAGCAAAGCTTGCGACAGATATTTTTGGAGGAAATACGGGGCTTGTCATCAGCACATTTGTCATGACGTTGCTGATCCTCATTTTTGGGGAGATCCTGCCTAAATCATTGGCAAAGGAAAATGCAGAATCCTATTCCCTGATCATATCCGGCGTGCTGTTTTTCTTGATCAAGCTTTTGACGCCGATCAACTTTTTCTTCATTAAACTGAAAGAGCTTGTTTCGAAATTCTTCTCAAAAGATTTCGAGATGCCGTCTGTGACAGAGGAAGAGCTAAAAGTAATGCTTGATATTAGTGAAGAAGAAGGAGTCATAGATAAAGAGGAAAGAGAACTGATCCATCGTTCGATGGACTTTGACGAAATCCTTGCAACAGAGGTCCTGACTCCCCGTATAGATGTGAAGGCCGTAGAGGTCAATCAATCGATCGAAGAAATCAAAGAAATGTTCTTCGAAGAACGATTTTCCCGTATTCCGGTATATGAAGACCATATCGACAATATTATCGGAATTCTTTCTGAGAAGGAGTTTTTCACTCACTTGATTAAATTTGGTGAAGTGAACGTCCGGGAATTGATCCGTGAACCGATGTTCATCTTCGAATCTGCAAAGATTTCATCTCTGCTCACAAAACTTCAAAAGAACAATGTGCATATGGCCATTGTGGTAGATGAATTTGGGGGGACGACAGGAATCATCACCCTTGAGGATATCCTGGAAGAAATCGTCGGTGAAATTTGGGATGAACAAGATGAAAAAACCCATTCGATGAAAAAGATCAGTGATAAGGAGTACACATTCGATTCTCAATATCAGTTGGACGAATTCACTGAACTACTTGACGTACCGGAACCTGAAAGTTCGTACCATACACTTGGCGGTTGGGTCGTCGAAAGCTTTGAAGACCTGCCTTCAGAAGGGGACAGCTTCGATTACGAAAACTTAAAAGTCAGCGTAGAAGAAGTCGATAACCGCCGCGTACGTACCATCAAAGTGGAAATACTTGAAGAAAAAAGAGAAGAAATCATTCAGTGA
- a CDS encoding peptidoglycan D,D-transpeptidase FtsI family protein: MNLLFITVFFLFSVLILRLGIVQIVQGNHYEAEVSRTENVKSHNGTPPRGKIYDRNRNVIVDNVPLNAITYTRTQTTKSEEMLKVAKSLAELIEMDTGKITDRDRKDFWLLTHQDAAEKLVSKEEIKKLENNEDLSDDDRNKKIYQMQLDRITDQDIHSFSKQEEEVLAIFREFNTGYALSPQIVKNRDVSMEEMARVNERLSELPGVNVTTDWERKYVNASTLRTILGRVSTSQQGLPSELVNEYKAQGYALNDRVGTSYFESEYENVLKGQKEEIEFITKNGSVLDTKLVSEGHSGKDVVLTIDLELQKEIEKIVEEELSRQASKYWQSPFLDRAFVVMMDPHTGEILSMVGKKYGKNADGKTELQDYALGTYTSEYGVGSAVKGATVLTGYMTGALSVGEVLYDEPIKIKNTPQKKSWFNYSKYFSDVEALEISSNGYMFKTAIKIANATYRPNQPMDIDTEAFDTMRNYYSQFGLGVKTGIDLPGEVEGLKGTERIPGKLLDFAIGQYDLYTPMQLVQYASTIANGGYRMKPHIMKEIREPSQERGKVGPLLYENESQVLNRIDATDNQIHRVQQGFYRVTHGSNGTAKIFSAAPYNAAAKSGTAQAFYYSPEEKRQYETYNTTLIGYAPFDNPEIAFSVVLPYSHQDIDPYVNKDIAKRAMDKYFELKKKYDKEGYYNSSTEEKVRNADQLEDTADPETENE, from the coding sequence ATGAATCTATTATTTATAACGGTCTTTTTTCTGTTTTCGGTTCTGATTCTTCGTCTGGGAATTGTTCAAATCGTGCAGGGGAACCATTATGAAGCAGAAGTGTCGCGTACGGAGAACGTTAAATCCCATAATGGTACACCGCCGCGGGGGAAAATTTATGACCGCAATCGCAATGTGATTGTCGACAATGTCCCATTAAATGCGATTACATACACAAGAACACAGACCACAAAATCTGAAGAAATGCTGAAAGTAGCTAAGAGCCTGGCTGAGTTGATAGAAATGGACACCGGTAAAATCACCGACCGTGACAGGAAGGATTTCTGGCTCCTTACTCATCAAGATGCTGCAGAAAAACTGGTTTCCAAGGAAGAAATAAAGAAATTGGAAAACAATGAAGATCTTTCTGATGATGACAGGAACAAGAAGATTTATCAAATGCAGCTGGATCGTATCACAGATCAGGATATTCATTCCTTTTCCAAGCAGGAGGAGGAAGTGCTGGCGATATTCCGTGAATTCAATACCGGATATGCCCTCAGTCCTCAAATTGTAAAAAATAGGGATGTTTCCATGGAGGAAATGGCCCGGGTGAACGAACGATTATCAGAGCTTCCCGGTGTGAACGTCACCACAGACTGGGAAAGGAAATATGTGAACGCCAGTACCCTCAGGACAATTCTTGGGAGGGTGTCGACGTCGCAGCAGGGACTTCCGAGCGAACTGGTGAACGAATATAAAGCACAGGGATATGCACTGAATGACCGGGTCGGGACAAGCTATTTCGAATCGGAATATGAAAATGTCCTTAAAGGTCAAAAAGAAGAAATCGAATTCATCACGAAAAACGGAAGCGTCCTGGATACAAAGCTTGTAAGTGAAGGGCATAGTGGAAAGGACGTCGTTCTCACAATCGACCTGGAACTTCAAAAAGAAATCGAGAAAATCGTGGAAGAGGAACTGAGCAGGCAGGCGTCCAAGTACTGGCAGTCACCTTTCCTCGACCGTGCCTTCGTCGTGATGATGGATCCCCATACAGGGGAGATCCTCTCAATGGTCGGAAAGAAGTACGGGAAGAACGCCGACGGTAAGACCGAGCTTCAGGATTATGCACTCGGCACCTATACTTCAGAATACGGGGTGGGATCTGCTGTTAAGGGTGCTACGGTGTTGACGGGGTATATGACGGGGGCGTTGAGTGTTGGAGAAGTTTTATATGATGAACCTATTAAAATAAAAAACACTCCACAAAAAAAATCCTGGTTTAATTACTCAAAATACTTCTCAGATGTTGAAGCTTTAGAAATATCATCCAATGGGTACATGTTTAAAACAGCGATTAAAATTGCAAACGCAACATATCGCCCAAATCAACCAATGGACATTGATACTGAAGCCTTTGATACTATGAGGAATTATTATAGTCAGTTTGGTTTAGGAGTTAAAACTGGCATAGACCTGCCAGGAGAAGTAGAGGGGTTAAAAGGAACAGAAAGGATACCAGGAAAACTACTGGATTTTGCAATAGGACAATATGATTTATATACCCCTATGCAACTTGTTCAATACGCATCTACCATTGCAAATGGTGGATATCGAATGAAACCACATATCATGAAAGAAATCCGTGAACCTAGTCAAGAAAGGGGGAAGGTGGGCCCCCTTTTGTATGAAAATGAATCTCAAGTCCTCAACCGTATTGACGCAACTGACAACCAGATACATCGGGTACAGCAGGGCTTTTATAGAGTCACACATGGGAGCAATGGTACAGCGAAAATTTTTAGTGCTGCGCCATATAATGCAGCCGCTAAATCCGGAACCGCTCAAGCATTTTACTACAGTCCGGAAGAAAAGAGACAGTATGAAACGTATAACACCACGTTAATTGGCTACGCTCCATTTGATAACCCGGAAATTGCGTTCTCAGTGGTGCTGCCATACTCTCATCAGGACATAGATCCTTATGTGAATAAAGACATAGCCAAACGTGCAATGGACAAATACTTCGAATTGAAAAAGAAGTATGACAAAGAAGGGTATTATAATTCATCCACTGAAGAAAAAGTACGGAATGCGGATCAATTGGAAGATACGGCTGATCCAGAAACTGAAAATGAATAA
- a CDS encoding nucleotidyltransferase family protein, whose translation MISTEHDILELIQNDPWMMGILKTAHKLDLPDWWVCAGFIRTKVWDVLHDFPSRSRLPDIDVIYFDRVNTSEEIEKSLQQKLDRMMPGELWSVKNQARMHKKNGENPYASSIDAVSRFPETATAVAVTLNDNGKVVMEAPWGVDDLLALQIKPTPPFIDKSALMTIYEDRLKKKDWQKKWPKVTVHPSG comes from the coding sequence ATGATTTCAACTGAACATGATATTCTCGAATTGATCCAAAACGATCCCTGGATGATGGGGATCTTAAAGACGGCCCATAAATTAGACTTGCCTGACTGGTGGGTTTGTGCAGGGTTTATCAGAACAAAAGTGTGGGATGTCCTGCATGATTTTCCGAGTAGGAGTAGATTACCGGATATTGATGTCATCTATTTTGATCGTGTGAATACAAGCGAAGAAATTGAAAAATCACTTCAGCAGAAATTAGACAGGATGATGCCAGGCGAACTCTGGTCGGTCAAGAACCAGGCAAGGATGCATAAGAAGAATGGGGAAAACCCATACGCATCCTCAATCGATGCGGTTTCACGCTTCCCTGAAACCGCGACCGCAGTTGCTGTGACATTGAATGATAACGGAAAAGTAGTCATGGAAGCTCCGTGGGGAGTCGATGATTTACTTGCTCTGCAAATTAAACCAACACCGCCATTTATAGATAAATCGGCACTGATGACGATCTATGAAGATAGGCTGAAGAAAAAGGATTGGCAGAAAAAATGGCCAAAGGTGACCGTTCATCCTTCAGGTTGA